The sequence GGCAAAATATATGCAAGCCTATAAGTCCCCTTTGCTCCTCATGCCCCATTAACGACATATGTCCTAAAATTGGCGTAAAAAATCATAGGTAAAAAACTTTTCTTTATAAATAAGATTTTGTATAATTTTTGCTATGATGGGGGAAATAAAAGAGCTTTATAATGAAAGTAAAATAGAAAATATAAATTCAAGCTCATCAGTCTTTTATTTTTGTGCCTATGTGCCCCAGGAGCTTATCCATTCTGCAGGATACAATCCTTTCCGTTTTATACCAACTCCCACATACTTTGAAAGGACCGATGAGTACCTACCAAAATATCTATGCCCATACCTCAGAGCTACAACCGAAGAAATATTAAGAAGAGAGATAAAAATTCCAAGAGCAATATTTACCGATGCCTGTGACTCCTCTAAGAGGATATATGAGGTATGGAAATTCCTAAATATGGCGGAAGAGATCTTTTTCCTTCAAGTGCCCTTTGGAGAAGAAGAGGAAGACATTTTATATTTCTCAGAACAACTGAAAAGACTATTTTTTAGCCTTAATGAGAATGGAAAGATCGAGGATATAGAAAGATCAATAGACCTTTATAATTTAGGGAGGAAGAAAGCCCAAAATATGCCCTTTTCCCACATATTATTTCACTCCATGAATATCAATGATTTTTTAAATATATCTTGGGAATGGAAAGAAAATAAGCCTAAGTTTTATCTTTACTCCACCATGTATCCCTTAGAG is a genomic window of Dictyoglomus sp. NZ13-RE01 containing:
- a CDS encoding 2-hydroxyglutaryl-CoA dehydratase; its protein translation is MMGEIKELYNESKIENINSSSSVFYFCAYVPQELIHSAGYNPFRFIPTPTYFERTDEYLPKYLCPYLRATTEEILRREIKIPRAIFTDACDSSKRIYEVWKFLNMAEEIFFLQVPFGEEEEDILYFSEQLKRLFFSLNENGKIEDIERSIDLYNLGRKKAQNMPFSHILFHSMNINDFLNISWEWKENKPKFYLYSTMYPLELIEYIHDMDINIVFDDSCFGIRTLEEIKPVSKDPFYNLAYYYMKREGCVRRRNLKDKVSQIKERILKEKVKGVIFYSLKFCDPILFYIPLLVRELKKEGIPTLLLEDDYTLGIKEQIRTRLEAFLEMVL